The Cydia fagiglandana chromosome 4, ilCydFagi1.1, whole genome shotgun sequence genome has a window encoding:
- the LOC134663976 gene encoding collagenase-like: protein MLLRISTCLCLLQLLTAEKTRLHMDGFIVGGNYSIIEDFPHVAFLHIKCKKVGATYCGASIINQAILLTAAHCLHTCTNKQNFSIKAYTGSVKKYKGDKYEVVGFQVHEQYIHKNFSNDIAMLVLKENLKFGKGVQKISLMRNVPQYKIAEIAGWGWIDDQNTKTDLLKFTSQVIMSNEECLKKLPGIPPGTICGYNPDGSHPQRGDSGSALVIQKHIQIGLASFFKRNYSNKTLIYTNVTYFYDWIDKTAKNMFCQFDKNSKRGLPDNCNCNCNCNCNNTINENKKAKKMKYG, encoded by the exons ATGTTACTCAGAATATcaacatgtttatgtttattacaattattaacaGCAGAAAAAACTAGACTACACATGGACGGTTTCATAGTAGGAGGGAATTATTCCATCATAGAAGATTTCCCACACGTGGCCTTTCTtcatataaaatgtaaaaaagttGGTGCTACTTATTGTGGCGCTTCTATAATAAATCAAGCGATACTTCTAACCGCTGCACACTGTCTCCATACATgtacaaataaacaaaatttttccATAAAGGCTTATACAGGAAGCGTTAAAAAGTATAAAGGAGACAAATACGAAGTTGTTGGTTTTCAAGTTCATGAACAGTACATCCACAAGAACTTCTCCAACGATATAGCTATGTTGGTACTTAAAGAGAACCTGAAGTTTGGTAAAGGTGTGCAGAAGATTAGCTTGATGAGAAATGTGCCGCAGTACAAAATAGCTGAGATTGCGGGTTGGGGATGGATAGAC GACCAGAACACAAAGACAGATCTTCTCAAGTTTACAAGCCAAGTGATTATGAGTAATGAGGAGTGTTTAAAGAAACTGCCAGGAATACCCCCCGGGACCATCTGCGGATACAATCCGGATGGGAGTCATCCTCAACG AGGAGACTCCGGCAGCGCGCTTGTGATACAGAAACATATACAGATCGGTCTCGCCTCCTTCTTTAAAAGGAACTATTCCAACAAAACTCTTATTTACACCAACGTCACGTATTTCTATGACTGGATAGATAAAACTGCAAAAAATATGTTCTGTCAATTTGATAAAAACAGTAAGAGAGGTTTGCCTGATAACTGCAACTGTAACTGTAATTGTAACTGTAACAACACTATTAATGAAAATAAGAAGGCAAAGAAGATGAAATATGGATAA
- the LOC134663981 gene encoding hemolymph lipopolysaccharide-binding protein-like, translated as MVLKMLEAGWVDCWTNALSRTLPVLKSPNSPKASLRYKYEPLTGSCYKFHRFAQRWNRAARVCHAEGGHLAIINSKIEAKVLKHIFEKNPVETIVEAKHADVALIGVWKWEDGDGEWSTIFGETLEKAGFAQWSEPLDRHSTYGAIQRSGLLDAVKKYVRDPFICEIKL; from the exons ATGGTACTGAAGATGCTGGAAGCTGGCTGGGTGGATTGTTGGACTAATGCGTTAAGCAGGACGTTGCCAGTTCTTAAGTCTCCTAACTCTCCTAAGGCATCCCTGA GGTACAAATACGAGCCACTCACCGGCAGCTGCTACAAGTTCCACCGTTTCGCCCAGCGCTGGAACCGCGCGGCCAGAGTCTGCCACGCTGAAGGAGGACATCTGGCCATCATCAACAGCAAAATTGAAGCTAAAGTACTTAAACATATCTTCGAGAAGAACCCTGTTGAAACTATTGTCGAGGCAAAACATGCTGACGTCGCTTTGATTGGCGTTTGGAAATGGGAGGATGGTGATGGCGAGTGGAGTACCATATTTG GTGAAACGCTGGAAAAAGCCGGATTCGCACAGTGGAGTGAGCCGCTCGACCGCCATTCAACCTACGGCGCCATACAGCGCAGTGGCTTGCTGGACGCCGTGAAGAAGTATGTTAGAGACCCGTTCATTTGCGAAATTAAGCTGTAA
- the LOC134663979 gene encoding C-type lectin domain family 4 member E-like: protein MRKRLAKQSSHQYVDGVLDHSYEYVPEADAWLRLHIVPAKWKNAFRRCQLEGGVLASPSSHALAKAMLAIMTEYKVNSRSVFTGINALVSEGDYISLDGVPLHDIHLDWAQGEPSAQDDPNDPDENERCVVLNGSGEASDVSCNTKHPYFCRKENSSMANYQDCHTSAVGYHYEPRTSSCYKFHSNAKMWNEAAKVCHAEGGHLAIVNSDVEAEVLKEIFAKNPAKTVTGAKHDDVAIVGFWKWGDNIDGDWLTIYGQPISEAGFAKWGKGQPNNYNGVQHWGSIQRTGLFDDITDYDREPFFCEINLEKKY, encoded by the exons atgCGAAAGCGACTAGCGAAACagtcaa GCCACCAGTATGTAGATGGCGTGCTGGATCACAGCTACGAGTATGTGCCTGAGGCGGACGCGTGGCTGCGCCTGCACATCGTGCCCGCTAAATGGAAGAACGCGTTCCGCCGATGCCAGCTTGAAG GCGGAGTTTTAGCCTCTCCTTCTTCCCATGCCCTGGCGAAAGCCATGCTGGCCATCATGACGGAATACAAGGTCAACTCGCGCAGTGTGTTCACCGGCATCAATGCCCTCGTCTCTGAGGGTGACTACATTTCGCTGGATG GGGTTCCTCTACATGACATCCATCTAGACTGGGCCCAGGGCGAACCTTCCGCTCAGGACGATCCGAACGACCCAGACGAGAATGAGAGGTGCGTGGTGCTGAACGGATCAGGGGAAGCATCTGACGTGAGCTGCAACACCAAGCACCCTTACTTTTGCCGTAAAGAGAACTCCTCTATGGCTAACTACCAAGACTGTCACACTAGTGCTGTTG GTTACCACTATGAACCCCGAACATCCAGCTGTTACAAGTTCCACTCCAACGCTAAAATGTGGAACGAAGCCGCCAAAGTGTGCCATGCTGAGGGAGGTCATCTTGCCATCGTCAACAGTGATGTGGAGGCTGAAGTGCTAAAGGAAATTTTCGCGAAGAATCCCGCAAAAACTGTTACAGGGGCAAAACATGACGACGTTGCCATTGTTGGTTTCTGGAAATGGGGTGATAATATAGATGGCGATTGGCTGACTATTTATG GGCAACCGATCTCCGAGGCTGGGTTCGCCAAGTGGGGTAAGGGCCAGCCCAACAACTATAACGGCGTCCAGCACTGGGGTTCCATACAACGCACTGGCCTGTTCGATGACATCACGGACTACGATCGGGAACCATTCTTCTGCGAAATAAATCTTGAAAAGAAATATTGA
- the LOC134664023 gene encoding secretory phospholipase A2 receptor-like, translating into MFQLICLCAIIFIGQETGAVMDPGYEYVEEANTWLRLHIVPATWQDALLRCKAEGGMLASPSDTALTKAMLSIMSSNNALSPGVFTGIHDLISEGDFMSLDGIPVSDIQLNWAYSEPSDKNEEENCVRLTSTGQVADERCASKYPYFCRKENATMVIDKGCRTTADGYEYNAITGSCYKFHRVAQTWHRAAGVCHAEGGHLSVINSEIESLVIKTIFENNPADTLFGATHDFIAFIGAWKWNIEDGEWLTVNGQTLDEAGFAEWGDSQPNNLGGDQTVLSVQRGGKLDDRSPHIKESFICEISLGY; encoded by the exons GCCAGGAGACTGGAGCGGTCATGGATCCTGGCTACGAATACGTTGAAGAAGCGAACACTTGGCTGCGCCTGCACATCGTGCCTGCCACATGGCAGGACGCGCTCCTGCGCTGCAAGGCCGAAG GTGGTATGTTAGCCTCCCCTTCGGACACTGCTCTAACAAAAGCGATGCTGTCCATCATGAGCTCAAATAATGCGCTGTCACCAGGCGTGTTCACGGGAATACATGATCTCATCTCTGAGGGTGATTTCATGTCCCTTGATG GTATACCCGTCTCCGACATACAGCTGAATTGGGCTTATAGTGAACCTAGCGACAAAAATGAAGAAGAAAATTGTGTGAGACTTACCAGCACGGGCCAAGTGGCTGATGAGCGCTGCGCCAGCAAATACCCCTACTTTTGCCGCAAGGAGAATGCCACGATGGTCATCGACAAAGGTTGTCGAACTACTGCTGATG GCTACGAATACAACGCTATCACTGGCAGCTGCTACAAGTTCCACCGGGTCGCTCAAACCTGGCATCGTGCTGCTGGAGTCTGTCACGCAGAAGGAGGACACCTGTCTGTTATTAATAGTGAAATAGAATCACTCGTGATTAAAACTATTTTCGAGAACAATCCCGCAGACACTCTTTTTGGGGCTACACATGATTTCATTGCCTTTATTGGTGCCTGGAAATGGAATATTGAAGATGGCGAGTGGCTTACTGTAAATG GTCAAACACTCGATGAAGCTGGATTCGCAGAGTGGGGTGACAGCCAGCCTAACAATTTAGGTGGTGACCAGACAGTATTGTCCGTGCAGCGGGGTGGCAAGTTAGATGACAGATCACCTCACATCAAAGAATCATTCATCTGTGAGATTTCGCTAgggtattaa
- the LOC134663980 gene encoding hemolymph lipopolysaccharide-binding protein-like yields the protein MLQFLFLCVILSVGQHHVAAVLDPGYEFVQEADAWLRLHMVPAVWSDARLRCQLEGGVLASPSTDAITRAMLTQMIRHKVTSRNVFTGIHALNFDLDFTSLDGVPLSKINLDWAPNEPDDDNEEEQKCVVLNGAGQVADVSCNDKHPYFCKKESSVMNTTSDCPTTDIGQHNY from the exons ATGTTACAGTTCTTATTTTTATGTGTTATTTTATCtgtgg GCCAGCATCATGTGGCTGCAGTCCTTGATCCTGGCTACGAGTTCGTGCAAGAAGCGGATGCATGGCTGCGTCTGCACATGGTGCCCGCTGTATGGTCGGATGCTCGACTTCGCTGTCAACTCGAAG gtGGTGTCCTCGCCTCTCCCTCGACCGATGCTATAACTCGAGCCATGTTAACTCAAATGATACGTCATAAGGTGACGTCACGGAATGTGTTTACAGGGATACACGCTCTCAACTTTGATCTTGACTTTACTTCGCTGGATG GAGTGCCTTTATCAAAGATCAATCTCGACTGGGCTCCGAATGAacctgatgatgataatgaagaGGAGCAGAAATGTGTAGTCCTCAACGGAGCCGGTCAAGTGGCTGATGTCAGCTGTAACGACAAACATCCATACTTCTGCAAAAAAGAAAGTAGCGTTATGAATACCACCTCTGATTGCCCTACCACTGATATAG GACAACATAATTACTGA
- the LOC134663974 gene encoding collagenase-like: protein MLLRILTCLCLLQLLTAAKTRLHMDGFIVGGNYSIIEDFPHVAFLHINCKKEGATYCGASIINQAILLTAAHCVHRCNKQNFSIRAYTGSVKKYKGDKYEVVGFKVHEQYNHKNHSNDIAMLVLKENLKFGKGVQKISLMRNVPQYKTAQIAGWGWIDDQNTKTDLLKFTSQVVMNNEECLKKLPGIPPGTICGYNPDESHPQRGDSGSALVIHKHIQIGLASYFKRDYFNKTLVYTNVTYFYDWIDKTAKSMFCQFNKSSNFY from the exons atgttacTCAGAATATtaacatgtttatgtttattacaattattaacaGCAGCAAAAACTAGACTACACATGGACGGTTTCATAGTAGGAGGGAATTATTCCATTATAGAAGATTTTCCACACGTGGCCTTTCTTCATATAAATTGTAAAAAAGAAGGTGCTACTTATTGTGGCGCTTCGATAATAAATCAAGCGATACTTCTAACCGCTGCACACTGTGTCCATAgatgtaataaacaaaatttttccATAAGAGCTTATACAGGAAGCGTTAAAAAGTATAAAGGAGACAAATACGAAGTTGTGGGATTTAAAGTTCATGAACAGTATAACCACAAGAATCACTCCAACGATATAGCTATGTTGGTACTCAAAGAGAACCTGAAGTTTGGTAAAGGTGTGCAGAAGATTAGCTTGATGAGAAATGTTCCGCAGTACAAAACGGCTCAGATTGCGGGTTGGGGATGGATAGAC GACCAGAACACAAAGACAGATCTTCTAAAGTTTACAAGCCAAGTGGTTATGAATAATGAGGAGTGTTTAAAGAAACTGCCAGGAATACCCCCCGGGACCATCTGTGGATACAATCCGGATGAGAGTCATCCTCAACG AGGAGACTCCGGCAGCGCGCTTGTGATACACAAACATATACAGATCGGTCTCGCCTCCTACTTTAAAAGGGACTATTTCAACAAAACTCTTGTTTACACCAACGTCACGTATTTCTATGACTGGATAGATAAAACTGCAAAAAGTATGTTCTGTCAATTTAATAAAAgcagtaacttttattaa